The following coding sequences are from one Neurospora crassa OR74A linkage group I, whole genome shotgun sequence window:
- a CDS encoding S-adenosylmethionine-dependent methyltransferase superfamily domain-containing protein, with product MVGYQCSNQPQQHPNHHQTTSNTIKMGVGRRMQKQGPPEPLSEEHFANLKRKKGIPFDETTTEVDTRRSKKQKIVKKQPKTSGSNTVAVKGAKKEVKEVKKTGTKPAHRSKESKKPKKAKQPSPDHDEEMDDEFGASDLEGLDIDGDEMDVQKLGDDFLGTDDDSVYDSDQDGATKKEAFVFSDDEDDEEDREEKLTAANIEGLSRKLDMQREKEAEENEAELRDEALQTNIAGGDDLGDDDDQLQTKTKTLLAPDLQMLRTRITDAIRILDDFSNSAEEGKSRAEYTSQLIKDICAYYGYNEYLAEKLFNLFPPREAFAFFEANESARPVVIRTNTLRTHRRDLAQALINRGVTLEPVGKWSKVGLQVFDSNVPLGATPEYLAGHYILQAASSFLPVMALCPQEGERVLDMASAPGGKTTHMAALMKNTGVIFANDPSKQRAKGLIGNIHRLGARNVIVCNYDAREFPRVMGGFDRVLLDAPCSGTGVIAKDPSVKTNRDEKDFLQLPHLQKQLLLAAIDSVDHASKTGGYVVYSTCSVAVEENEQVVAYALSRRPNVKLVETGLAFGKEGFTSFMGKSFHPSLKLTRRYYPHLYNVDGFFVAKFQKLGPTPATAVRANGVDKSNKPLDGQASQEAQEVVDKTPIGAECEAQDDFGGFDDGEDKEYMERAKRNAMRRRGLDPRALKKPVGKKGEKKTEESSKEGAKEEAAEVTEKIEKLGVVEEQTKTVDAKAKKEAVKPTKKVEEKPKATAGAATPKKAGDKKKKVARK from the exons ATGGTGGGCTATCAGTGTTCaaaccaaccccaacaacatCCCAATCACCACCAGACGACCAGCAATACCATCAAAATGGGTGTCGGACGTCGCATGCAGAAACAGGGCCCTCCTGAGCCCCTCTCGGAGGAGCACTTCGCCAACCTCAAGCGCAAGAAGGGCATTCCCTTTGACGAAACCACGACCGAAGTCGACACTAGAAGAtccaagaagcagaagattGTCAAGAAGCAGCCCAAGACATCCGGCTCCAACACTGTCGCAGTCAAGGGCGCCAAGAAAGAGGTCaaggaggtgaagaagacTGGCACAAAGCCCGCCCACAGGTCCAAGGAGTCCAAGAAGCCTAAGAAGGCAAAGCAGCCTTCGCCCGATCATGacgaggagatggacgaCGAGTTTGGCGCGTCCGACCTGGAGGGCCTTGATATCGACGGCGATGAGATGGACGTTCAAAAGCTAGGAGACGATTTCCTCGGCACTGACGACGACTCGGTTTACGATTCCGACCAGGACGGTGCTACCAAGAAGGAGGCATTCGTCTTCTctgacgatgaggatgacgaagaggatAGAGAGGAGAAGCTCACAGCCGCCAACATCGAGGGTCTTTCGAGGAAATTGGATATGcaaagagagaaggaagcagAGGAGAACGAGGCCGAATTGCGCGACGAGGCGCTCCAGACCAACAtcgctggtggtgatgacctcggtgatgacgacgaccaaCTTCAGACTAAGACCAAAACTTTGCTGGCACCCGATCTCCAGATGTTGAGAACGAGGATAACAGACGCCATCCGTATCCTGGACGACTTTTCGAATTCGGCGGAAGAGGGCAAGAGTCGCGCCGAGTACACCAGCCAACTCATCAAGGATATCTGTGCCT ACTACGGTTACAACGAGTACCTCGCTGAAAAGCTTTT CAACCTGTTCCCTCCCAGAGAGGCGTTCGCCTTTTTCGAAGCCAACGAGAGTGCCCGCCCCGTCGTTATCCGTACAAACACCCTCCGAACACATCGCCGCGATCTTGCCCAAGCACTCATCAACCGCGGTGTCACACTCGAGCCTGTAGGCAAGTGGTCCAAGGTCGGTCTGCAAGTCTTTGACTCGAA CGTTCCCCTCGGTGCCACGCCTGAGTATCTGGCTGGTCACTACATCCTCCAGGCCGCGTCTTCGTTCCTGCCCGTGATGGCTCTCTGCCCCCAGGAGGGTGAGCGTGTTCTCGATATGGCCTCTGCCCCCGGTGGCAAGACCACCCATATGGCGGCGTTGATGAAGAACACCGGTGTGATCTTTGCGAACGATCCCAGCAAGCAGCGTGCCAAAGGTTTGATCGGCAACATTCACAGACTGGGCGCAAGAAACGTTATCGTATGCAACTACGATGCGCGTGAGTTCCCCAGGGTCATGGGTGGCTTTGACAGAGTCTTGCTCGATGCCCCATGCTCGGGCACTGGTGTCATTGCCAAGGATCCCTCTGTTAAGACCAACAGAGACGAGAAGGACTTCCTGCAGCTCCCCCATCTCCAAAAGCAGCTTCTCCTGGCTGCCATCGACTCGGTTGACCATGCCAGCAAGACTGGTGGTTACGTTGTCTATTCGACGTGTTCCGTTGCCGTTGAGGAAAA TGAGCAAGTCGTTGCCTATGCGCTCAGCCGCCGTCCCAACGTCAAGCTCGTCGAGACTGGCTTGGCTTTCGGCAAGGAAGGCTTCACCAGCTTCATGGGCAAATCATTCCACCCCAGCCTCAAGCTCACCCGCAGATACTACCCCCATCTTTACAACG TCGACGGTTTCTTCGTCGCCAAGTTCCAGAAACTCGGCCCCACGCCCGCCACTGCTGTCCGCGCCAACGGCGTCGACAAGTCCAACAAGCCTCTGGACGGCCAAGCTTCCCAGGAAGCCCAAGAAGTTGTCGACAAGACGCCCATTGGTGCCGAGTGCGAAGCCCAGGATGACTTTGGCGgttttgatgatggtgaggaCAAGGAGTACATGGAGCGCGCTAAGCGCAACGCTATGCGCAGGAGAGGTTTGGATCCTAGGGCTCTTAAGAAGCCTGTTGGtaagaagggggagaagaagactgAGGAGTCGTCCAAGGAGGGTGCtaaggaggaggctgctgaggTGACTGAGAAGATTGAGAAGCttggggttgttgaggagCAGACTAAGACGGTTGATGCCAAGGCTAAGAAGGAGGCGGTCAAACCCAccaagaaggtcgaggagAAGCCCAAGGCCACCGCCGGTGCCGCCACGCCGAAGAAGGCtggcgacaagaagaagaaggtggccAGGAAGTAA